One segment of Streptomyces sp. NBC_01454 DNA contains the following:
- a CDS encoding HU family DNA-binding protein: protein METTNPRVSKREFISRVATRSELSVRVVNKVYESLLGELTGAVSCGEAVVLTSFGRFYRQDHKGHKVRFGKSNVDDYVVLKFSASSSFNRRLGGEVSRSTRAVTKAGCCHQDFRTGRAGLEAVPEPVILDVL from the coding sequence ATGGAGACGACGAATCCGCGTGTCAGTAAGCGCGAGTTCATCTCGCGGGTCGCGACTCGCAGCGAGTTGTCGGTCCGAGTGGTGAACAAGGTGTACGAGTCGCTGCTCGGTGAACTCACGGGCGCGGTCAGCTGCGGAGAGGCGGTTGTGCTCACGAGCTTCGGCCGCTTCTACCGACAGGACCACAAGGGCCACAAGGTGCGCTTCGGCAAGAGCAACGTCGACGACTACGTGGTGCTGAAGTTCTCCGCATCGAGCAGCTTCAACCGCCGGCTCGGCGGCGAGGTGAGCCGAAGCACGAGAGCTGTCACCAAGGCAGGCTGTTGTCACCAGGACTTCCGGACGGGGCGCGCGGGGCTGGAAGCTGTGCCAGAACCCGTGATCCTTGACGTCTTGTGA
- a CDS encoding DUF262 domain-containing protein, whose amino-acid sequence MPLEHLSLNAADRQIKELARSFRVSFGLDLNPPYQRGLVWSGDQKVSLIRSWLTGTPTGVVILNDRSTIEWKQANGYDPVDRDEPMYACIDGQQRISTACEWFDDKLVVPASWFAPEDVEAAVDTDDGPYVRHSGLTLPRRRHFANRAQLTVAVARVATVEEEAVIYLLVNGGGTPQTDADMANAARIARGAE is encoded by the coding sequence ATGCCGCTGGAGCACCTGAGCCTCAATGCCGCTGACCGACAGATCAAGGAACTCGCCCGCAGCTTCCGAGTGTCGTTCGGCCTTGACCTCAACCCGCCGTATCAGCGCGGCCTGGTCTGGAGCGGCGACCAGAAAGTCTCCTTGATCCGCTCGTGGCTGACTGGCACCCCGACCGGCGTCGTCATCCTCAACGACCGGTCCACCATCGAGTGGAAGCAGGCCAACGGCTACGACCCGGTCGACCGCGACGAGCCGATGTATGCCTGCATCGACGGCCAGCAGCGCATCAGCACAGCCTGCGAGTGGTTTGACGACAAGCTCGTGGTACCTGCCAGTTGGTTCGCCCCTGAGGATGTCGAGGCCGCCGTGGATACGGACGACGGCCCTTACGTCCGGCACTCCGGGCTCACCCTTCCAAGGCGCCGACACTTCGCGAACCGAGCCCAGTTGACAGTGGCGGTCGCCCGGGTAGCCACGGTCGAGGAGGAGGCGGTGATCTACCTCTTGGTGAACGGCGGTGGCACACCGCAGACCGACGCTGACATGGCCAACGCTGCCCGTATCGCCCGGGGTGCCGAGTAG
- a CDS encoding IS110 family transposase gives MSRIWAGIDSGKGHHHGLALDTDGKTLLSRRVANDEPELLKLLGDVLDLADGRQVTWAIDMTGGEPALLLALLVNHGQEILYMPGRLVNRASDGYRGEGKTDARDAYVIADQARMRRDLRPIRPGDEAAIELKLLTGRRADLVEDRTRTVNRLRGTLLSMFPALERALDVTNTGPLKLLTGYQSPASIRRAGVTRLTKWLANRTVRNARSLAEAAVEAAERQHTAIPGEKTIAKLVHTLAGEVMTLNEQISEMDKLIEGRFREHELADIVQSVPGIGAVLGAEFLAAVGGSLDDFDSPDALAAFAGVAPAPRDSGKVSGNLHRPVAYHRRLQRVFYTSALVSVRCDPNSRKFYDRKRAEGKKHVQAVLALARRRVNVLWALIRDRRCYEVAPPVATAA, from the coding sequence ATGAGCCGGATATGGGCGGGGATCGACAGCGGCAAGGGCCACCACCACGGCCTCGCCTTGGACACCGACGGCAAAACACTGCTGTCGCGGCGGGTCGCCAACGACGAGCCCGAGCTGCTGAAACTGCTCGGTGACGTCCTCGACCTGGCCGACGGGCGTCAGGTCACCTGGGCCATCGACATGACCGGCGGAGAACCCGCACTGCTGCTGGCCCTGCTGGTCAACCACGGCCAGGAGATCCTGTACATGCCCGGCCGGCTGGTGAACCGGGCCTCCGACGGCTACCGCGGCGAGGGCAAGACCGACGCCCGCGACGCCTACGTGATCGCCGACCAGGCCAGGATGCGCCGCGACCTGCGGCCCATCCGCCCCGGCGACGAAGCCGCCATCGAGCTGAAGCTGCTGACCGGACGCCGCGCCGACCTGGTCGAGGACCGCACCCGCACCGTGAACCGCCTGCGCGGCACCCTGCTGAGCATGTTCCCCGCCCTGGAACGGGCCCTGGACGTGACCAACACCGGCCCGCTCAAGCTGCTGACGGGGTACCAGAGTCCGGCCTCGATCCGCCGCGCCGGGGTCACACGGCTGACCAAGTGGCTGGCCAACCGCACCGTCCGCAACGCAAGATCCCTGGCCGAAGCAGCCGTTGAGGCAGCAGAGCGGCAGCACACCGCCATCCCCGGGGAGAAGACCATAGCCAAGCTGGTCCACACCCTGGCCGGGGAGGTGATGACCCTCAACGAGCAGATCTCCGAGATGGACAAGCTCATCGAGGGCCGGTTTCGCGAGCACGAACTCGCCGACATAGTCCAGAGCGTCCCCGGCATCGGTGCCGTGCTGGGAGCGGAATTCCTCGCCGCTGTCGGCGGCAGCCTGGACGACTTCGACTCTCCGGACGCCCTGGCGGCCTTCGCCGGCGTTGCGCCCGCGCCTCGCGACTCGGGCAAGGTCAGCGGCAACCTCCACCGGCCGGTCGCCTACCACCGAAGACTCCAGCGCGTCTTCTACACCTCCGCGCTCGTCAGCGTCCGCTGCGACCCCAACTCGCGGAAGTTCTACGACCGCAAACGCGCCGAGGGAAAGAAGCACGTCCAAGCCGTGCTCGCCCTCGCCCGCCGCCGCGTCAACGTCCTGTGGGCCCTGATCCGTGACCGACGGTGCTACGAGGTCGCACCCCCAGTGGCTACAGCGGCTTGA
- a CDS encoding IS110 family transposase yields MFIGWDWATETHDVTVMDASGKRVDRWEFAHTEEGFAKTLARMGKHGVPADLPVMIETTRGLAVDRLLAAGHPVVPVHPNAFHAMRARWGASKAKTDAGDSMKLADYLRTDGHLLPRLEPTEQATMDMQALTRQRADHVEAKVAAVNQLAALLDMHWPGGKALFANLDSDIAMAFLERYPTPASATKLTVGRLEAWCKRRGYSGRQPGSVLIERLRAAPAAASRLSEAVVEQLVRVQVQLVQGIRTTIRLLDKSIADAVETHPYAPLFATMPRIGKVNLGQIIGEVGPLLERAQSCEQFIAEAGVVPVTRASGKSRSVAFRFATNRRARLALTQFADNSRHDSEWAAKIYNDARARQKRHPHAIRILARSWLRVMWACWRDGTCYDPVIHQANGKINAVAEEPLAA; encoded by the coding sequence GTGTTTATCGGATGGGACTGGGCGACCGAGACCCATGACGTGACCGTCATGGACGCCTCCGGCAAGCGCGTCGACCGGTGGGAGTTCGCCCACACCGAGGAGGGGTTCGCCAAGACCCTGGCCAGGATGGGGAAGCACGGTGTCCCGGCCGATCTGCCGGTGATGATCGAGACCACCCGTGGCCTGGCCGTGGACCGGCTGCTGGCGGCCGGTCACCCGGTGGTGCCGGTGCACCCGAACGCCTTCCACGCCATGCGGGCGCGCTGGGGCGCCTCCAAGGCCAAGACCGACGCGGGCGACAGTATGAAGCTCGCCGATTACCTCCGTACCGACGGCCATCTGCTGCCCCGCCTGGAACCCACCGAGCAGGCCACCATGGACATGCAGGCCCTCACCCGCCAGCGCGCCGACCACGTCGAGGCCAAGGTCGCCGCGGTCAACCAGCTCGCCGCGCTGCTGGACATGCACTGGCCCGGCGGCAAGGCGCTGTTCGCCAACCTCGACAGCGACATCGCGATGGCGTTCCTGGAGCGCTACCCGACCCCGGCCTCTGCCACCAAGCTCACCGTCGGACGACTGGAAGCCTGGTGCAAACGGCGTGGCTACTCCGGACGCCAGCCCGGCAGCGTCCTCATCGAGCGCCTGCGTGCGGCCCCGGCCGCAGCCTCGCGCCTCAGCGAGGCCGTCGTCGAGCAGCTGGTCCGCGTCCAGGTCCAGCTCGTGCAGGGCATACGCACGACGATCCGTCTGCTCGACAAGAGCATCGCCGACGCAGTCGAAACGCACCCCTACGCACCGCTGTTCGCGACGATGCCGCGCATCGGCAAGGTCAACCTCGGCCAGATCATCGGCGAGGTCGGCCCGCTCCTGGAACGCGCCCAGAGCTGCGAACAGTTCATCGCCGAAGCCGGCGTCGTCCCCGTCACCCGCGCTTCGGGCAAGTCCCGCTCGGTCGCCTTCCGCTTCGCGACCAATCGCAGAGCCCGCCTGGCACTGACCCAGTTCGCCGACAACAGCCGACACGACAGCGAATGGGCCGCCAAGATCTACAACGACGCCCGCGCCCGCCAGAAGCGACACCCCCACGCCATCCGGATCCTGGCCCGTTCCTGGCTCCGCGTGATGTGGGCCTGCTGGCGCGACGGCACCTGCTACGACCCCGTAATCCACCAAGCCAACGGGAAGATCAACGCAGTCGCCGAGGAGCCCTTGGCTGCATAG